The genomic region CGGTGAGGATCTCCTCCGCGGCGGTGGTCTGGCCGAGGACGTCGGGGCCCAGCGCGGGTTTCTCGTCGGCGCGGAAGGACTTCATGTCGGCCGGGACCGTGGGCAGCGGCAGCCGGGCGAAGCGCAGCGCGATCATCGGGGCGGCCGCGCCGAGCGCGGTGACCAGCGGCAGGGTGACCGCGGCGGCGTGACCGGGGTCGAGATCGAACAGCAGCACCGCGGCGGCGGCGAGCGCGCCGAGGGCGGCCGCGATGGCCAGGGCGCCGAACCAGGCCAGGCGGTGGGCCAGCAGGACCGCGGTGATGGCGGCGTAGAGGGTCAGCGCGGCCAGGCCGAGGGCCAGGGACTCCGGGCGCAGCGGCAGCGGCTGGCGTGGTGGCAGCGCGGACATCCCGGCCAGCAGGGCGGGCAGGGCGCCGGTGGCCGCGCAGGCGCTGCCCGCGCCCAGGTCGGTGTAGGCGCGGGTGAGGGCGCCGCCGATGAGCAGCAGGGCCACCGCGAGCACGCCGGAGACGATGGGGGCGAACAGGTTCCCGGCCAGTGCCGCGGTGGCGAGCAGGGCGGCGCCGCCGAGCAGGACGGCCGCGGCGGCCAGGCCGAGGATGCGGCCGACCTGGGGTTGCCAGGCGCCGGAGCGGGCGGTGGCGGAGCTGGCGATGGCGTCGACGACGTCGTCGAAGAGCAGCGGGGTCTCGTAGCGCTCGCGGGGGTTGAGGTAGAGCACCTCGCCGTCGCGGACCGCTGCGGCGGCCACGGTCAGGCCGGGGGCCAGCGCGGCCTCGCCGAGCCGGGACAGGCCCCAGCCAGGACCCGCCCCGGTGGGCAGGTCCTGGGCGCCGGCCAGGCGGATGAGTTGTGGCAGCAGCTCGGCGACCGTGCTGGCCATGGGCAGAGCGAGGTCCATCCGGGCGCGCGGGGTCACCACGGTGACCCGCCTGGCCGTCGGCGTCATGCGAGTTGTCCTTGTCAGAACTGGAAGTTCTCCGTGCGGGCGGCGGACTCGATCACCGGGGCGAACCGGGCCGTGCTGGCCTCGGCGACCCGGCGCAACCCGTCGTTGACCGCTTCGGCGACGTGCTCGCCGAGTTCGCGGGCGTCGCTGCGGCGCAGCTGCTGGGGGTCGATGAGCACCTCGGTGACCCGGCCGGTGCCCTGCACGGTGACGGTGACCTCGTCGCGCTGGGAACGGCCCTGCACCAGCATGCTCTCCACGTTGCGCTGGATGCGCTCGATCTCCTCCTGCTGGCGGCGCACCCGTTCCAGGAGGTCGTCGACCTGGGGGATGTCGCCGCGGTCGAAGGCGGCAAAGGGATCGGGCTGCATGTGACCGTCCTTTGTGGAGTGTTACGGGGTGATCGAGCCACGCTGGCGCAGCTCGTTCAGCCGGGTGGGGTCGGTGATGTACTGGCGGATCAGGTCCGGGGTCAGCTGCTCGGGCGGCACCTGGCGGAACAGCTGGATGCCCATCTCCACCGCGTACTGGTCGGCCGGGTCGGTCCAGTGCCCGCTGGCCAGATCGGCGGCGTTGGCGCCCTGGTGCAGCTCGAAGCTGCTGAACCCGGACGCGGTGCCGACGTAGCCGTAGTGCAGGTTGGACCAGAAGTCGTGCCGGATCTTCAGGGTAGTGCCGTCGATGCCGGTGAGGAAACCGGTGTGCCGGTTCATGCCCATCAGCTGCCGGATCTCGCCCTTGTGGTCCCACGGGCCGCCCGGCCGGACCAGCCAGGTGAACAGGCCGAGGGCGTGGGTCTTGTCGCGGGTGCTGGTCAGGGGCTCCAGCAGCGCGCCCCAGCCGGGGTTGTTCAGCCGGTGCAGTCCGGCCGCGGTCTGGGAGCGGCCGTTGTAGCTCATCTCGTTGGTGATGTAGTCCACCAGCCGCTGGAACGGGGTGCGCGGGGGCGGCGGGGTGCCGGTGGGGAACAGCGCGGTGAGCTCGGCGCCGAGCTGGGCGACGATCTTGCGGGCGGCCAGCACCGCGACCTCGCCCATGGCGTTGGCGTGCACGATGTAGGGTCGCAGGTCGCCGTTGTAGATCGCGGCGGAGACGGCGAGGCGTTCGACGTTGCGGCCGCGTTCGATGAAGTCGGCGAGCACCTTGTCCATGGCGGCGCGGGCCTTGCGCAGCACGGTCGCGGCCGCGCGCAGCTTCTCGGCCTGTTGCCGCAGCTGCTGTTCCTGGCCGATGCGCAGGCCGGTGCTCCAGCGTTCCACCAGGGCCAGGAAGGCGGCGTAGGCGGGTCCGCGCCAGCCGCTGTTGGCCCGGCGCGCGGCTTCCAGGGTGGCACTGGCCACTGTGGACAGTCGGTCGGCGAGGCCGGTGAGGCGGGTCGCCTCGGCCTCCAGCGCGGCCGGGTTGCCGGTGACCACCAGCTGGAACTGGCGCAGCGCGGCGGCGTAACCGGCCAGCACGGCCGAGACCGGGCTGCCCACCGCGGTGGTCATGCCGACACCTTGCCGTCACCGTCACCGTCGATGGCGACCTTAATCGGCGTGCCGCCGACGGTGGCGTTGACGATGGTGTCCCGCCCCGAGGGCGCGGTCACCGTGGCACTGCCTTCGCCAGTGGTCACGGTGACGCTCACCCCGGCGCCCGTACCGTGACCGCTGGGGGACGGCACGGGGTTCGGGATGCCGGGCGGTGGCGCGCTCGGGGCGGGAGTTCCGGAGGCCGGCGATCCGGGGGACGGAGCGGCCGGGTCGACCGGGATCCACATGTTCTGCCCGTTGCCGGGCTGCGTGGTTCCTGGCTGGGTGGTTCCGGGCTGGGCGCCGCCGAGGGCGGGCGGCTGGTACTGGGTGAAGTCCTTGGCGGGCAAGGTGGTCGGCTGCGCACCACCGGGCGCGGGGGCCGCGCCGTCCTTGCCGGTGACCAGGCCGACCAGCTTCTCCAGCTGGCCCAGCACCTCGGCCATGGTGGTCAGCTTCGCGGCCAGCTCCACCGCGCCCAGGGACTTCAGCAGCGCGCCGAGCGCGGCCAGGAAGCCTTTGAGCGCACCGCTGGTGGCGGTGGACAGGGCGACCGCGGCGGCGTAGGTCCACGGGTTGGACATCAGCCCGGCCACGGTCGGGTTGATCGCGGCGACGATGGTCTTGAACGCCAGCTGGGCCTTCTGGATGATCGAGGCGGCCAGGCCGAGCTTCTGCGCGACCTCCTTCACCACCGAGATGATCTTGGTGAAGGAGTCCAGCAGGTTGGTGATCTTCTTGCTGGCCGCGCCGGAGGCCGGGCCGCGCCAGACCTTGCGCAGCTGCTCCCCCGCCTGCTTGAGCTGCCGGTAGAGCTGGGCGAACTCGTTGGCCTTGGCCAGCAGGTCGGTGACGTGCTTGAGGATCTGGCCCGGGTTGCCGTTGATGATCCAGTTGAGGAAGGTGCCGGGCCCGCCGCCCTTGGCGGTGACGTCCATGGCGGCGCTGACGGGGAAGGCCATCGCGGTCACGCGGATCTCCTCTGCTCGGCCGGCGTCAGGACGCCGAGATCGGGCGGTACACCCGGGTGTCGGCGAGTCCGGTGAAGCTGGGCCGCACCAGGCCGTTGTTGTAGAGCTGTCCGCGCTCGCCGACCACCGCCACCACCGGGTCGCGGTCGAAGGCCAGCACCACGATGTCACCGGCGCGGACGCCGCCCGGCACGTCGCCGAGGTCGCGGGCCAGCCCGGCGTAGACGCCGATCACCCCGGCCCGCTGCTGGTTGCCGGCCTCGGTGTCCAGCCAGCGGGCGAAGGCCACCGGGTCGGCGAAGGAGCGCTCGCCCAGGTCGCTTATCCCGGCGGTGCGCAGGTAGCCGAGCACGTTGTCCACCGAGGCGGGCTGGGCCGCGCCGGAGAGGCTGGCACCGGTCGCGGCGGCGGCCAGCCTCTCGGCATTCGGTGAACTCCACAGGGTGGAGGACACCGCGGCCAGTTCCGACTGCCTGCCGGCGTAGACGTCGGCGATGCGCCGGTCGTGGTCCTGGTAGGTGTCAGCGACCTTGCGCACGTTGTCGTTGAACTCCTGCAACAGCGAGAGCAGCGTGTTCAGCGAGCTGACCTGGGTGGCTTCCAGCTTGGCGTTCATCGCGCCCACCGCGGCGCCGAGGGCGGAGAAGTCCGAGGGGTTCACCCGCATCGAGCGCAGCGCGCCGACCGCGTTGGCCGCCTGCATGATGATGCCGCTGAGGTTGCCGGCCACCGACCGCATCTCCTCGGGGCTGGCGTCGAACCCAGGCAGGCTCACGGCCATCTCACCCTCCCACCTCGCCGGTCATGTGCTCCCCAGCGAGAGTAGGTTCCGCACACCCTGCGCACGGACGGCAAAAGTACCCACCAGCGCGCGGGCCGAAGTGACCAGAATCGGCTGGGTGCAGACCGCGCGGAAGAGCCGACGGGTCCCCGAGCCGCCCGCGGGGGAGATCACCCTGCAGTCCCCGCCCATGCTGGCCAAGGGCGGCAACCAGGGCATGATGGGCCTGCTGTTCATGCTGCCGATGATGCTGGGCATGGGCGCGATGTCCTTCGTCTACATCGGACGCGGCGGCGGGGTGATGACCTACGTCTTCGGTGGCCTGTTCGTGGTGGTGATGATCGGCATGATCGTCATGTCGCTGGCCCAGGGACGCTCCCAGAACAAGGCCAAGATCAACGAGGAGCGGCGGGACTACCAGCAGTACCTGGCCAACCTGCGCAGACAGGTCCGCGAGGTGGCCGCCGCCCAGCGCGCCCACCTGCTCGACTCCCACCCCGAACCCACCGATCTGTGGACCTTCGCCGAGGGCGACCGGCTGTGGGAGCGGCGGCGCTCGGCGACCTCCTTCGGGCAGCTGCGCGCCGGGCGCGGGCCGCAGCGGCTGGCCACTCCCCTGCGCGCGCCGCAGACGGTGCCGCTGGAGGAGCTGGACCCGGTGTCCTCGACCTCGTTGCGGCACTTCATCCGCGCCTACGCCACCGTGCCGGACCTGCCGGTGTCGGTGTCGCTGCGCTCCTTCGCCAGGGTCGGGGTCAGCGGGCCGCGCGCGGTGGTGCTGGACCTGGCGCGGGCGCTGCTGGCCCAGGCTGCGCTGTTCCACTCCCCCGCCGACCTGCGGGTCGCGGTGTGCGTGGCCGCGGACCGGCGCGGGGACTGGGAGTGGGTGAAGTGGCTGCCGCACGCCCAGGACGCCACCGGCGCGGACGCGGTCGGCCCGGCCCGCCTGGTCGCCGGGGACCTGACCACGCTGGCCGACCTGCTGGGCAACGACCTCGGTGACCGGCAGCCGTTCACCAGGCGCGCCGGGATGGGCTACGACGCCCCGCACATCCTGCTCGTGGTCGACGGCGGCCGCACCTACGGCGACCCCCGGCTGGCCCCGGTGGGCGGGCAGCACGGGGTCACGGTGCTCGATGTCGGCCACGAGGTGCCGATTGACACCCCCGGCACGGAGAGCCTGCGGCTGCACGTCTCGCCGCAGCGGATGGGCATGGTCACCGGGGAGGGCGCGGAGTCCAGGGTGGCCTACCTCGGCGAGCCCGACGGGCTGTCCACCGCCGCGGCCGAAGCCCTGGCCAGGGCGCTGACCCCGCGTTTCCACGGGGTGGCCGCGCCGTCGGAGGCGCCGGTGAGCGCCACCTTCGGCCTGGCCGGGCTGCTCGGGCTGGGTGATCCGCGCGATGTGGACCCCGAGGTGACCTGGCGGCCGCGCACCCCGCGGGAGCGGCTGCGGCTGCCGCTGGGCCTGGATCCCGAGGGCAGGCCGGTGGAGCTGGACCTCAAGGAGTCCGCGGAGAACGGCATGGGACCGCACGGACTCGTGGTCGGCGCGACCGGCTCGGGCAAGAGCGAGCTGCTGCGCACCCTGGTCACCGGGCTGGCGGTGACGCACTCCTCGGAGACGCTGAACCTGGCGCTGATCGACTTCAAGGGCGGGGCGACCTTCGCCGGGATGACCGGGCTGCCGCACACCTGCGCGGTGATCACCAACCTCTCCGACGACCTCACCCTGGTCGACCGGATGGCCGACGCGCTCAACGGCGAGATGCTGCGCCGCCAGGAACTGTTGCGCGCGGCCGGGAACTTCGCCTCGGTCCGGGACTACGAACGGGCCAGGGAGAACGGCGCGCCGCTGGCCCCGCTGCCCTCGCTGCTGCTGATCATCGACGAGTTCAGCGAGCTGCTCTCCAGCCGCCCGGAGTTCGTGGACCTGTTCGTGATGATCGGCCGCCTGGGCCGCAGCCTCGCGGTGCACCTGCTGCTGGCCTCGCAACGCCTGGAGGAGGGCCGGCTGCGCGGGCTGGAGGCGCACCTGTCCTACCGGATCGGGCTGCGCACCTTCTCCGCCGCGGAGAGCCGCACCGTGCTCGGCGTGCCCGATGCCTACCACCTGCCCGCGATCCCCGGCTCGGCCTACCTCAAGAGCGACACCGAGACGCTGCAACGGTTCAAGGCCGCCTACGTCTCCGGTGACCTGCCGCCCAGGGAGTCCGGGACCAGCGGCGAGACCGCCGCGCCCGGCCGCCAGGTGCTGCCGTACTCCCTGGAACGAGTGGAGATCGTCGAACCGGTGCGCGCCGAACCGGCCGAGGCCGTGCCGGCCGCCACCGGGGAGACGATCATGGGCGCGATGATCGACCGCCTCATCGGCAAGGGCCCGGACGCGCACCAGATCTGGCTGCCGCCGCTGGACGAGCCGCCTGCCCTCGATCACCTGCTGCCGCCGCTGGGCGCCGATGCCGAGCGCGGCCTGTCCCCGATCGGCTGGGGCGGCAACGGCAAGCTCACCGTACCACTGGCCATTGTGGACAAACCCTTCGAGCAGCGCCGCGACCTGATGTGGGCCGACCTGGCAGGCGCGGGCGGGCACGTGCTGCTGGTGGGCGCGCCGCAGAGCGGCAAGAGCACCTTCCTGCGCAGCCTGATCGGCGTGCTGGCGCTGACCCACACGCCGGTGGAGGTGCAGTTCTTCCTGCTGGACATGGGCGGCGGCGCACTCGGCCCGGTGGCCGGGCTGCCGCACGTCAGCGGCTACGCGGTGCGCAGGGACGCCGACTCCTGCCGCCGGATGGTCGCCGAGCTGTCCACCCTGCTGGCCGAGCGGGAGGCGCTGTTCGCCCGGCACGCGGTGGACTCGATGGCCACCTTCCGCCAGCGCCGCAAGGAGATCCAGGAGAGTGAGCTGGGCGACCGGGAGTTCGGCGACGTGTTCCTGGTGGTGGACGGCTGGACCACGGTGCGCGAGGAGTACGAGCAGCTGGAGGAGTCGATCACCCGGCTGGCCGCCAGGGGCCTGGGTTTCGGCATCCACGTGGTGATCTCGGCCAACTACTGGATGGCGGTGCGGCCACCGTTGCGGGACTCCATCAGCACCCGCTACGAGCTGCGGCTGGGCGATCCCAGCGACTCCGCCATCGACCGCCGCGCCGCCCAGAACGTGCCACCTGACACCCCTGGCCGCGGGCTGACCCCGGACAAGCTGCACTTCCTCGGCGCGCTCCCCCGCATCGACGGCACCCAGTTCGCCGAGTCGATGACCGCCGGCACCGCGGACCTGGTCGAGAAGATCACCTCCGCCTGGCCGGGATCCGTCGCACCACAAGTGCGTCTGCTCCCGCACGAGTTCCCGGCCAGTGATCTGCCTGACGTGCACCAGCATCCGGGCAAGCAGGTGCCCTTCGGCATCGCCGAGAACGACCTGTCACCGGTGTTCCTGGACTTCCAGACCGAACCGCACTTCCTGGCCTTCAGCGACGTCGAAGGCGGAAAATCGGGGCTGCTGCGCACCATCGCCAACGGCATCATGGCCCGCTACACCCCCGAGGAGGCCGCGATCCTGGTGGTGGACTACCGGCGCGGCCTGCTCGGCGCGGTCGACGGCCCGCACCTGCTGGGTTACGCCGGCAGCGCCCCGGTGCTGGACGGGCTGCTCGCCGAGGTCGTGCAAGCGATGCGCGCCCGGCTGCCCGGCCCCGAGGTCACGCCGGACCAGCTGCGCCGCCGGGACTGGTGGCAGGGCCCCGATCTCTTCGTGCTGGTCGACGACTACGAGCTGGTCGCCACCGCCGGCGGCACCGCGCACCCGCTGCTGCAACTGGTCGAGTTCCTGCCCCAGGCAAGGGACATCGGCCTGCACCTGGTCGTGGCCAGGGGCAGCGGCGGCGCGGCCCGCGGCATCTACGACCCGGTGCTGATGCGGATCAAGGAGCTCGGCTCCCCCGGCCTGGTCATGTCCGGCTCGCGCGACGAAGGCGTGCTGCTGGGCGATGTCCGCTGCGCCCCACAGCCGCCCGGCCGTGGCCAGCTGGTGTCCCGGCGGCACGGCAACCAGCTCGTCCAGGTCGCCTGGACACCGGGCAGCTGAGCCGGTGTGGGTACAACTACCGCCACCCCGACCGGCACTTGTGCCGTTGGGCGGCAACAACTCCGTACTTAGGCTCGACACCAAGGAACACCCGGTGAATGAGAGGAGGTGGTTCGCCCATGGCCGGTCCCGGCTTTGAGGCCGATGCCGCCGCGATGACCAAGGCGATCAGCGGCTTCCACCAGTCCGCCACCGCGACCAAGTCCACCATGACCGGACTCCAGAACGACCTCGGCTGGGCGCTGAGCAACTCCTACCAGGGCAACCAGGCCGCCGCCTTCCAGCAGCTGCACACCACGCTGCAGGAGAAGATGGCCAAGGCCACCGCCGCCCTCGACCGGATGTCCAGCCTGATGACCGACGTCAGCCGCAACTACAACACCGGCGACACCAACGCCACCGACGACATCAACAAGGTGGCAGGCGCCGCGGCCAACAGCGCGGCCGGATCCGTGTTCAACCGCCTCGCTGGCTCCTGACCGGGAGAGGACACCAACGCCCATGCATTCCACCGGCAGCGGCGGGGACGTCGTCTCCGTCAACTTCAGCCAGCTCGCCGCCAGCTCCGACGCGCTGTCCAACCGCGCCAACGCCCTGGAACGGCACATGCACGAGCTGGACGGCTCGCTCGGCTACCTCCGCAACACCTGGTACCGCTCGGGCAGCGCCGCGGGCGCGCAGGCCCAGCAGGCCGAGAACGACCTGCGCTCAGCCATCGCGGAGATGGTCGCGGTCATCCGCAACTTCTCCGCCAACACCGGCAAGGCCATGACCGACCAGATGGCCATGGAGCGCACCAACGCGGGCCTGTTCCCCAGCGGCTGACTCATCCCCGCCAGCCGCTGGCCCCTGCCCGGGGCAGACCCGGAAATCTTCGCCCTGGGCAGGGTCCGCGGCCCGCGAGACCGACCACAACCGAGGGGGCAGGGGTGAGCACCGAGAACAACTCCTTCGCCGTGCACCTGGCGTCGCTGGTGGACTTCGCCCGCGAACTGGGCACCCAGCTGACCGGCATGGCGCAGCCGCTGGCCCACCTCGGCGGCCTCACCGAACGCGAGGTCCAGCTGGGCCAGTTCACCGAGGCCGACCTGCTCGGCGCGCACCACCTGGCCGCGGCCGAGGAGATGCACGCCCTGCTCGGGCGGGCCGGCCAGGCCATCGACTTCGCCGAGGACGTCACGCACACCATCGCCGAGGCCTACCGCCGCCAGGACCAGCAGGCCGGGCAGGCGCTGGTCAACCTCGGCAACGTGCTGCAGATCTCCGACCCGCGCACCGACCCGGGGAGGCTGTGACCCCCGTGCACTTCGCCAGCGACGGACAGACCGACTTCGCCCGCTACAGCCACCGCCAGCTCTACGACATGCTGCACGCCGGCCAGCCCAAGACCATGCGCGCGGCCGCCGATGCCTGGGACGCGGTCGGTTCCCGGCTGCACGAGCAGGCGGGCAACCTGGAAGGGCAGCTCGCCCGGTTCCGGCACCAGTGGCGCGGCGGCGCGGCCGAGCAGTACCAGTCGATGATCACCGACCTGGCCGGCGGGCTGCGGCGCACCGCCGAGGCCGCGCACGCCATGCGGGACCTGGCCCACGACACCGCCGAGGCGCTGATCAAGGCCCAGGCGACCATGCCGCCGCCGACCGAGGTGCCCGAGGTCTCCGCGGCCACGCTGCGGATGGCCGGCGCGCCGATCCAGCTGGGGCCGGGCACCTCCCCGGAACTGGCCGCGCGGGTCGCCGCGCAGCAGGCCGAGGCGGTGGCCGCGGTCCGCCAGCAGCAGCAGGCCGCGCAGGTGGCCAACGCCAGCCACGCCCGCGCGGTGCTGATCATGGAGGACCTGGCCAACCGCTACCGGGTCGCCCAGGCTTCCATCCCCGAGTCCCCTGCCGGGCGAGTGCCTGCCGGCCCGCAGGGCGTCGACCACCCCGGCGCCGGGGCCGCCGCACCGGTCAAGCCGCCGCTGTTCGGCGGCATGTTCGCCTCCGGTCTCGCGGCTGCCTCGGCCGCGGCGGCGGGTCGCTTCGCCGGTCCGCTGCCCAAGGTGCCGGACTGGGCGAAGAAGCCCGATTCACAGCAACAGCAACAGCAACAGCAGGTTCAGCCGGGCGCAGTGACCCCCGGGATCGGCGCGGAGGCGGCCAAGCTCGGCGCGGGCGCGGCCGGGCTGGGCGCGGGACTCGGTGCGGGACTGGGCAAACTCGGCGGCGGTGGCGGCGCGGGCGGGCTGGGCAAGATCGGCGCTCCCGGTGGTTCCGGCACGCAGGCGCAGGCCGCGGCCGGGCTGGCCGGAGCGGCGGGCGCGGCAGCCGCCGCCAGGGGCATGGCGGGCGCGATGGGCGCCGCCGCGGCGGCTGCCGGCTCCGCCCAGGGCATGGCGGGCGGCATGCCGATGATGCCCATGATGCCGATGGGTGGCGGCATGGGCGGCGACCTCGCCGGTGGCCGCCGGATCCCGCCCTGGCTGGTGGAGACCGAGGACGTGTGGGGCGAGTCCGCGGTGATCACCCCGCAGGTCATCGGCGAGGAACCCGAGGACCGCCCCGAACCACCGTCCTTCCGCTACTAGGAGGTCTCCGCCATGCCCAGGCTCACCGACCAGGAGATCGCGCAGCTGGCCTGGGACGCCGGGTTCCGCGGCGACATGCTGAACACCGCCGTCGCGGTCGCGCTGGCCGAGTCCAGCGGCCGCACCGACGCCATCGGCGACGTCGCGCTGGAGACGAGCAAGTGGGGTCCTTCGGTGGGGCTGTGGCAGATCCGCTCGCTCAACCCCGGCCACGGCACCGCCCGCGAACAGGCCCAGCGCGACGAGACCGCCAACCTGGACCCGGCCACCAACGCGGCCAACGCCTACGCCATCTCCGGCAACGGCACCAGCTTCCGCCAGTGGTCCACCTACACCAACGGCGACTACCAGCGCTACCTCGACCGTGCCCGCGCCGCCTCGGGCCTGGTCACCGGCAACCCGGTCCAGCCCGTCCGCCAGGCCGAACCCGCGCCCACTCCCGCACCCGCACCCGCTCCGGCGGCTCGCGGCAACGGCCAGGCCTTCCACGCGGCGGGCGGCACCCTCGGCCCACTGGCGCGCACCCTGCACACCGCCGCGGCTGACCTGAACACCTTGCGCGGCAACCTCACCGCGAGCACCCTGCCCGGCGACGCCTTCGGCCAGATCCCGCAGTCCCGGCAGGCCGCCCAGTCCCACGCGGCCACCCTGTCCAGTCTGGCGGGCACCCTCGGCGAGGCCGCCGAGGAGATCGACCGCACCGGCGGAAACGTCACCACCGCCAGGGAGAACTACCTCCGCCAGGACCGCCACCACGCCGAGCAGTACCGCCAGATCATCCTGCGGCTGTTCACCGGCACGAACGTCAGGTGAGCTTGCCCAGCACGTAGCCCGCCGCCTCGGCGACCACCGCCTGCTTGTACTCCGCGTCCTTGGCCGCCTTGCTGGACATCACCGCCACCACCACCGGCGCGCCTCCCGGCGGCCACACGATGCCGATGTCGTTGAGCGTGCCGTAGTCCCCGGTGCCGGTCTTGTCCGCCACCGTCCAGCCCGCGGGCACCTTCGCCCGGATGCGCTGACCGCCGGTGGTGTTGCGCTCCAACAGGTCCCGCAGGAACGCCCGCTTCTCCGCCGGCAGCGCGTCACCCAGGACGATCTTGCGGTAGTCCTCGCCCAGTGCCCGCGGTGAGGAGGTGTCGCGCGGATCTCCCGGCGTGGCCTCGGTGAGCGTGGGCTCGGTGCGGTCCATCCTGGTCACCGTGTCGCCCAGGCTGCGGACGTACTCGGTCAGCTTCGCCGGTCCGCCGACCTCGCGCAGCAGCAGGTTGCCCGCGGTGCCGTCGCTGTAGCGGACCGCGGCATCGCACAGCTCCCGCAGGCTCATCCCGGTGGCCACGTGCTTGCTGGTCACCACCGCGCTCTTGAGCAGCTCCTCCTTGCCGTAACGCACCACAGTGTCCAAATAGGACAGTGGGTGCCGGGCCAGCACCGCCGCCGCGGCCAGGCCCTTGAACGTCGAGCAGA from Crossiella sp. CA-258035 harbors:
- a CDS encoding polymorphic toxin type 44 domain-containing protein, whose protein sequence is MTTAVGSPVSAVLAGYAAALRQFQLVVTGNPAALEAEATRLTGLADRLSTVASATLEAARRANSGWRGPAYAAFLALVERWSTGLRIGQEQQLRQQAEKLRAAATVLRKARAAMDKVLADFIERGRNVERLAVSAAIYNGDLRPYIVHANAMGEVAVLAARKIVAQLGAELTALFPTGTPPPPRTPFQRLVDYITNEMSYNGRSQTAAGLHRLNNPGWGALLEPLTSTRDKTHALGLFTWLVRPGGPWDHKGEIRQLMGMNRHTGFLTGIDGTTLKIRHDFWSNLHYGYVGTASGFSSFELHQGANAADLASGHWTDPADQYAVEMGIQLFRQVPPEQLTPDLIRQYITDPTRLNELRQRGSITP
- a CDS encoding WXG100 family type VII secretion target, whose product is MSLPGFDASPEEMRSVAGNLSGIIMQAANAVGALRSMRVNPSDFSALGAAVGAMNAKLEATQVSSLNTLLSLLQEFNDNVRKVADTYQDHDRRIADVYAGRQSELAAVSSTLWSSPNAERLAAAATGASLSGAAQPASVDNVLGYLRTAGISDLGERSFADPVAFARWLDTEAGNQQRAGVIGVYAGLARDLGDVPGGVRAGDIVVLAFDRDPVVAVVGERGQLYNNGLVRPSFTGLADTRVYRPISAS
- a CDS encoding WXG100 family type VII secretion target, which gives rise to MTPVHFASDGQTDFARYSHRQLYDMLHAGQPKTMRAAADAWDAVGSRLHEQAGNLEGQLARFRHQWRGGAAEQYQSMITDLAGGLRRTAEAAHAMRDLAHDTAEALIKAQATMPPPTEVPEVSAATLRMAGAPIQLGPGTSPELAARVAAQQAEAVAAVRQQQQAAQVANASHARAVLIMEDLANRYRVAQASIPESPAGRVPAGPQGVDHPGAGAAAPVKPPLFGGMFASGLAAASAAAAGRFAGPLPKVPDWAKKPDSQQQQQQQQVQPGAVTPGIGAEAAKLGAGAAGLGAGLGAGLGKLGGGGGAGGLGKIGAPGGSGTQAQAAAGLAGAAGAAAAARGMAGAMGAAAAAAGSAQGMAGGMPMMPMMPMGGGMGGDLAGGRRIPPWLVETEDVWGESAVITPQVIGEEPEDRPEPPSFRY
- a CDS encoding YbaB/EbfC family nucleoid-associated protein, which gives rise to MQPDPFAAFDRGDIPQVDDLLERVRRQQEEIERIQRNVESMLVQGRSQRDEVTVTVQGTGRVTEVLIDPQQLRRSDARELGEHVAEAVNDGLRRVAEASTARFAPVIESAARTENFQF
- the eccCa gene encoding type VII secretion protein EccCa, with the protein product MQTARKSRRVPEPPAGEITLQSPPMLAKGGNQGMMGLLFMLPMMLGMGAMSFVYIGRGGGVMTYVFGGLFVVVMIGMIVMSLAQGRSQNKAKINEERRDYQQYLANLRRQVREVAAAQRAHLLDSHPEPTDLWTFAEGDRLWERRRSATSFGQLRAGRGPQRLATPLRAPQTVPLEELDPVSSTSLRHFIRAYATVPDLPVSVSLRSFARVGVSGPRAVVLDLARALLAQAALFHSPADLRVAVCVAADRRGDWEWVKWLPHAQDATGADAVGPARLVAGDLTTLADLLGNDLGDRQPFTRRAGMGYDAPHILLVVDGGRTYGDPRLAPVGGQHGVTVLDVGHEVPIDTPGTESLRLHVSPQRMGMVTGEGAESRVAYLGEPDGLSTAAAEALARALTPRFHGVAAPSEAPVSATFGLAGLLGLGDPRDVDPEVTWRPRTPRERLRLPLGLDPEGRPVELDLKESAENGMGPHGLVVGATGSGKSELLRTLVTGLAVTHSSETLNLALIDFKGGATFAGMTGLPHTCAVITNLSDDLTLVDRMADALNGEMLRRQELLRAAGNFASVRDYERARENGAPLAPLPSLLLIIDEFSELLSSRPEFVDLFVMIGRLGRSLAVHLLLASQRLEEGRLRGLEAHLSYRIGLRTFSAAESRTVLGVPDAYHLPAIPGSAYLKSDTETLQRFKAAYVSGDLPPRESGTSGETAAPGRQVLPYSLERVEIVEPVRAEPAEAVPAATGETIMGAMIDRLIGKGPDAHQIWLPPLDEPPALDHLLPPLGADAERGLSPIGWGGNGKLTVPLAIVDKPFEQRRDLMWADLAGAGGHVLLVGAPQSGKSTFLRSLIGVLALTHTPVEVQFFLLDMGGGALGPVAGLPHVSGYAVRRDADSCRRMVAELSTLLAEREALFARHAVDSMATFRQRRKEIQESELGDREFGDVFLVVDGWTTVREEYEQLEESITRLAARGLGFGIHVVISANYWMAVRPPLRDSISTRYELRLGDPSDSAIDRRAAQNVPPDTPGRGLTPDKLHFLGALPRIDGTQFAESMTAGTADLVEKITSAWPGSVAPQVRLLPHEFPASDLPDVHQHPGKQVPFGIAENDLSPVFLDFQTEPHFLAFSDVEGGKSGLLRTIANGIMARYTPEEAAILVVDYRRGLLGAVDGPHLLGYAGSAPVLDGLLAEVVQAMRARLPGPEVTPDQLRRRDWWQGPDLFVLVDDYELVATAGGTAHPLLQLVEFLPQARDIGLHLVVARGSGGAARGIYDPVLMRIKELGSPGLVMSGSRDEGVLLGDVRCAPQPPGRGQLVSRRHGNQLVQVAWTPGS
- the eccD gene encoding type VII secretion integral membrane protein EccD, which produces MTPTARRVTVVTPRARMDLALPMASTVAELLPQLIRLAGAQDLPTGAGPGWGLSRLGEAALAPGLTVAAAAVRDGEVLYLNPRERYETPLLFDDVVDAIASSATARSGAWQPQVGRILGLAAAAVLLGGAALLATAALAGNLFAPIVSGVLAVALLLIGGALTRAYTDLGAGSACAATGALPALLAGMSALPPRQPLPLRPESLALGLAALTLYAAITAVLLAHRLAWFGALAIAAALGALAAAAVLLFDLDPGHAAAVTLPLVTALGAAAPMIALRFARLPLPTVPADMKSFRADEKPALGPDVLGQTTAAEEILTGLLAAFGAVVLGCAVVLTRSDSMWPALLVGVTSLAWVLRSRTYAGTLQRIAVISTGLGGLGVLAVWLSWALPAPWLLATAAAVAVGGGVSISYAARVVRGKHSPQGARLLDALEYTLLISVVPLAGAVLGIYNAIRDAVG
- a CDS encoding WXG100 family type VII secretion target, coding for MAGPGFEADAAAMTKAISGFHQSATATKSTMTGLQNDLGWALSNSYQGNQAAAFQQLHTTLQEKMAKATAALDRMSSLMTDVSRNYNTGDTNATDDINKVAGAAANSAAGSVFNRLAGS